One stretch of Halichoerus grypus chromosome 8, mHalGry1.hap1.1, whole genome shotgun sequence DNA includes these proteins:
- the MAPK1IP1L gene encoding MAPK-interacting and spindle-stabilizing protein-like — translation MSDEFSLADALPEHSPAKTSAVSNTKPGQPPQGWPSSNPWNTPSAPPSVPSGLPPSATPSTVPFGPAPTGMYPSVPPTGPPPGPPAPFPPSGPSCPPPGGPYPAPAVPGPGPTGPYPTPNMPFPELPRPYGAPTDPAAAGPLGPWGSMSSGPWAPGMGGQYPTPNMPYPSPGPYPAPPPQAPGAAPPVPWGTVPPGAWGPPAPYPAPAGSYPTPGLYPTPNNPFQVPSGPSGAPPMPGGPHSYH, via the exons ATGTCTGATGAATTTTCG TTGGCAGATGCACTACCTGAACACTCCCCTGCCAAAACCTCCGCTGTGAGCAATACGAAACCTGGCCAACCGCCTCAGGGCTGGCCAAGTTCCAACCCGTGGAATACCCCAAGTGCTCCACCTTCTGTGCCGTCTGGACTCCCACCAAGTGCGACACCCTCCACTGTGCCTTTTGGACCAGCACCAACAGGAATGTATCCCTCCGTGCCTCCCACCGGACCACCTCCAGGACCCCCAGCACCCTTTCCTCCTTCTGGACCATCATGTCCCCCACCTGGTGGTCCTTATCCAGCCCCagctgtgccaggccctggcccCACGGGGCCATATCCTACACCAAATATGCCCTTtccagagcttccaagaccataTGGGGCACCCACAGATCCAGCTGCTGCTGGTCCTTTAGGTCCCTGGGGATCCATGTCTTCTGGACCTTGGGCACCTGGAATGGGAGGGCAGTATCCTACCCCTAATATGCCATATCCATCTCCAGGGCCATATCCTGCGCCCCCTCCCCAAGCACCAGGGGCAGCACCACCTGTTCCGTGGGGCACTGTTCCACCAGGAGCCTGGGGACCACCAGCACCATATCCTGCCCCTGCAGGATCATATCCCACACCAGGACTCTATCCCACTCCCAACAATCCTTTTCAAGTGCCTTCAGGACCTTCTGGTGCTCCACCGATGCCTGGTGGCCCCCAT TCTTACCATTAA
- the SOCS4 gene encoding suppressor of cytokine signaling 4: MAENSESISKNVDVRPKTSRSRSADRKDGYVWSGKKLSWSKKSESCSDAETVNAVEKTEVPLRSQERKHSCSSIELDLDHSCGHRFLGRSLKQKLQDAVGQCFPIKNCSGRHSSGLPSKRKIHISELMLDKCPFPPRSDLAFRWHFIKRHTAPINPKSNEWVNTDLSQSELRDGQLKRRNVEEEVNCFSHTNVQPCVITTNSASCRGGPVTGSVMNLVSNNSIEDSDMDSDDEIITLCTSSRKRNKPKWEMDEEILQLETPPKYHTQIDYVHCLVPDLLQINNNPCYWGVMDKYAAEALLEGKPEGTFLLRDSAQEDYLFSVSFRRYSRSLHARIEQWNHNFSFDAHDPCVFHSPDITGLLEHYKDPSACMFFEPLLSTPLIRTFPFSLQHICRTVICNCTTYDGIDALPIPSSMKLYLKEYHYKSKVRVLRIDATEQC; this comes from the coding sequence atggcagaaaatagTGAAAGTATTAGCAAAAATGTAGATGTAAGGCCCAAAACTAGTCGAAGTAGAAGTGCTGACAGAAAGGACGGTTATGTGTGGAGTGGAAAGAAATTATCTTGGTCAAAAAAGAGTGAAAGTTGTTCAGATGCTGAAACAGTGAATGCTgtagagaaaactgaagttcctTTAAGGAGCCAAGAAAGGAAGCACAGCTGTTCATCCATCGAGTTGGATTTAGATCATTCCTGTGGGCATAGATTTTTAGGCCGATCTCTTAAACAGAAACTGCAAGATGCTGTGGGGCAATGTTTTCCAATAAAGAATTGTAGTGGTCGGCACTCTTCGGGGCTTCCATCTAAAAGGAAAATTCATATCAGTGAACTCATGTTAGATAAGTGTCCTTTCCCACCTCGATCAGATTTAGCCTTTAGGTGGCATTTTATTAAACGACACACTGCTCCTATAAATCCCAAATCCAATGAATGGGTAAACACAGACTTGTCTCAGAGTGAATTGAGGGATGGTCAGCTAAAACGAAGAAACGTGGAAGAAGAGGTAAACTGCTTCTCACATACCAATGTTCAGCCCTGTGTCATAACCACCAACAGTGCTTCATGTAGAGGTGGTCCTGTGACTGGCTCTGTGATGAACCTGGTTTCAAATAACAGTATAGAAGATAGTGATATGGATTCAGATGATGAAATTATAACACTTTGCACAAGttccaggaaaagaaacaaacccaAATGGGAAATGGATGAAGAAATCCTGCAGTTGGAAACACCTCCTAAGTACCATACCCAGATTGATTATGTCCACTGTCTTGTACCAGACCTCCTTCAGATCAATAACAATCCATGTTACTGGGGAGTTATGGATAAATATGCAGCTGAAGCTCTACTAGAGGGAAAACCAGAGGGTACCTTTTTACTGCGAGACTCAGCACAGGAAGACTATTTATTCTCAGTTAGTTTTAGACGCTATAGTCGTTCTCTTCATGCTAGAATTGAACAGTGGAATCACAACTTTAGCTTTGATGCACATGATCCTTGTGTCTTCCATTCTCCTGACATTACTGGGCTCCTAGAACATTATAAGGACCCGAGTGCCTGTATGTTCTTCGAACCACTTTTATCCACTCCTTTAATTCGgactttccccttttccttgcAGCATATATGCAGAACAGTTATTTGTAACTGTACAACTTATGATGGCATTGATGCCCTTCCAATTCCTTCTTCTATGAAATTATATCTGAAGGAATATCACTATAAATCAAAAGTTAGAGTACTCAGGATTGATGCAACAGAACAATGCTAG